The following nucleotide sequence is from Bacteroidota bacterium.
TGTTATAAAACGTTGAAAATGAAAAGGGCATTTCATTTTCGGGTCCAATGATTTTTATTTAACGGTCCTAAATCAAAAATTATGACAATCATCAGAGCTTATATTAAAAAAGACTTTCGTAGTATTGAGCGTATAGAGAAAGACGAAAAGTAGAAATTGATATAAAAAAAACACTGAAAGAATTTAAAATGGGACTCCATGAAATATATGATACGCTGACAGAGGTATTTAAAATGCCCCTATCATACATTTCCAACTCCACGAAACGAATATATTTCCTGTACTTAGTATCTTCTGGTATAATAGCCTATTACGTCTATTATAAATCGAAGCAGAAAGGTTCGTTTATCAAGTATTTGTTCCCTCTACACATTTGGTTCAGTAAATCGGCATCCGTTGACCTTTTGATGATGTATCTAAACAGTATCATCAAGATATTAGTTATTGGTCCTTATCTTATTTTGGGATCATACATCGCCTTCTTTACAAACGATTATTTACTCGGCTACTTTGGACACGCCTCTTTTAGCCTTGGTAAAGTGCAGACCTTGATCTTTTACACTATCACCCTTACCGTACTAGAAGATTTCACAACCTATATCATTCATCTTCTGATGCATAAAGTTCCCTTTCTATGGGAATTTCATAAAGTACACCATTCTGCCACCAAGTTAATTCCGTTGACTCAATATAGAATTCATCCAATTGAATTAATCATTAACAATGCTAATAGTATCCTGATATTCGGAGTCTCAATGGGAGTATTTGATTACCTATCCAATCATCAAGTGAGCAAAATAATGTTCTTGGGCGTTAATGTTTTTGGGTTCTTATTTATGTTCTTCGGAGCAAATCTTAGACATTCATCGGTCAAATTGAAGTATCCAAACTTCCTGGAAAAATTATTGATAAGTCCTTTTCAACACCAAATTCATCATAGC
It contains:
- a CDS encoding sterol desaturase family protein, producing the protein MGLHEIYDTLTEVFKMPLSYISNSTKRIYFLYLVSSGIIAYYVYYKSKQKGSFIKYLFPLHIWFSKSASVDLLMMYLNSIIKILVIGPYLILGSYIAFFTNDYLLGYFGHASFSLGKVQTLIFYTITLTVLEDFTTYIIHLLMHKVPFLWEFHKVHHSATKLIPLTQYRIHPIELIINNANSILIFGVSMGVFDYLSNHQVSKIMFLGVNVFGFLFMFFGANLRHSSVKLKYPNFLEKLLISPFQHQIHHSNNPSHYSKNLGSKFAVWDRIFGTLILSKSVKNIKFGLGEDDFNYNTFWKNIFNPFGRIFGLVKSYLIK